The following are encoded together in the Bradyrhizobium sp. CCGUVB1N3 genome:
- a CDS encoding di-trans,poly-cis-decaprenylcistransferase, whose product MQSDVTQANDKLHVGIIMDGNGRWATRRGLSRIRGHEAGVEAIRRIVETAPRRGIGTLTLYAFSTDNWRRPKAEVAALMTLLRFYLANEVQSLVKNGVRLSVIGRRDRLPEGIAAAIAGAERATAHGNALHLRIAVDYSARDAILNAAAKAAALTSLTREAFSQLVTGEASLRDVDLIIRTSGEKRLSDFLLWEGAYAELHFTERMWPEFDAGDLAEALASFQRRERRFGGLQSLPLEPAPSL is encoded by the coding sequence ATGCAAAGCGACGTCACGCAGGCAAACGACAAGCTTCACGTCGGCATCATCATGGACGGCAATGGAAGGTGGGCGACACGGCGCGGCCTGTCACGCATCCGCGGCCACGAGGCCGGCGTCGAGGCGATCAGGCGCATCGTCGAAACCGCACCCAGGCGGGGCATCGGCACGCTGACGCTCTATGCGTTCTCGACCGACAATTGGCGCCGGCCCAAGGCCGAGGTCGCAGCGCTGATGACGCTGCTCCGCTTCTATCTTGCCAACGAGGTGCAGAGCCTGGTCAAGAACGGCGTGCGGCTCTCCGTGATCGGCCGCCGCGATCGCCTGCCCGAGGGCATTGCCGCGGCGATTGCCGGCGCCGAGCGCGCGACCGCCCATGGCAACGCGCTGCATCTGCGCATCGCCGTCGACTATTCGGCGCGCGACGCCATCCTCAACGCCGCCGCCAAGGCCGCCGCGCTGACGAGTCTCACCCGCGAGGCCTTCTCGCAGCTCGTCACCGGCGAGGCGTCCTTGCGCGACGTCGATCTCATCATCCGCACCTCCGGTGAGAAGCGGCTGTCGGACTTCCTGTTGTGGGAGGGCGCCTATGCCGAGCTGCACTTCACCGAGCGGATGTGGCCCGAATTCGATGCCGGCGATCTCGCCGAGGCGCTCGCCTCCTTCCAGCGCCGGGAACGCCGCTTCGGTGGGTTGCAGTCCTTGCCGCTGGAGCCCGCGCCGAGCCTGTGA
- a CDS encoding (2Fe-2S)-binding protein, with amino-acid sequence MPTLTINGRSMSVDAANDTPLLWAIREQLQMTGTKFGCGAGLCGACTVHVNGEAVRSCQTMVGDVAGKKITTIEGLSTKGDHPLQKAWVAEQVPQCGYCQSGQIMQAASLLAKNANPTKEEVVAHMDGNLCRCMTYSRIQKAIMRAATEMRTASAAGNERRPT; translated from the coding sequence ATGCCTACTCTCACCATCAACGGGCGGAGTATGTCCGTGGATGCGGCGAACGATACGCCGCTCCTTTGGGCGATCCGCGAGCAATTGCAGATGACCGGCACGAAATTCGGCTGTGGTGCCGGTCTGTGCGGCGCCTGCACCGTGCACGTCAACGGCGAAGCTGTCCGCTCGTGCCAGACCATGGTCGGCGACGTCGCCGGCAAGAAGATCACCACCATCGAAGGCCTCTCCACCAAGGGCGATCACCCCTTGCAGAAGGCGTGGGTCGCCGAGCAGGTGCCGCAATGCGGCTACTGCCAGTCCGGGCAGATCATGCAGGCCGCGTCGCTGCTGGCGAAGAATGCCAATCCGACCAAGGAAGAGGTCGTGGCGCATATGGACGGCAATCTCTGCCGTTGCATGACCTATTCGCGGATCCAGAAGGCAATCATGCGGGCCGCAACCGAGATGCGCACCGCATCCGCCGCCGGCAACGAGCGGAGGCCCACATGA
- a CDS encoding alpha/beta fold hydrolase has protein sequence MPQIDRDGVAIHYEVHGSGPPLLLTHGYSSTSVMWHGQIDALARHASLVLWDMRGHGRSDYPDDPAAYSEALTVGDMAAILDAIGAPRAIIGGLSLGGYMSLAFYRAHPQRVRALLIIDTGPGFRKDDAREAWNARARATADKLDREGLDVLQSATRERATASHRNARGLALAARGMLTQRDATVIELLPDIKVPSLIVAGADDTPFLAASDYMAAKIPGAHKVVIPAAGHAVNIDQPQAFVDAVVPFLTNLPHEAGREGT, from the coding sequence ATGCCACAGATCGATCGGGACGGAGTTGCCATCCACTACGAAGTCCACGGCAGTGGGCCGCCGCTGCTTCTGACCCACGGCTATTCATCGACATCAGTAATGTGGCATGGGCAGATCGATGCGCTCGCCAGGCACGCCTCGCTCGTGCTGTGGGACATGCGCGGTCATGGCCGCTCCGACTATCCCGACGACCCGGCCGCCTATAGCGAAGCGCTGACCGTCGGCGACATGGCCGCAATTCTCGATGCGATCGGCGCGCCGCGCGCCATCATCGGCGGGCTGTCGCTTGGCGGTTACATGTCGCTCGCCTTCTATCGCGCGCATCCGCAGCGCGTCCGTGCGCTCCTGATCATCGACACCGGTCCGGGATTCAGGAAGGACGATGCGCGCGAGGCCTGGAACGCGCGCGCACGCGCCACCGCCGACAAGCTCGATCGCGAGGGTCTCGACGTGCTGCAATCGGCGACCCGCGAACGCGCGACCGCCAGCCACCGCAACGCCAGGGGGCTTGCGCTCGCCGCGCGCGGCATGCTGACCCAGCGCGACGCGACGGTGATAGAGTTGCTGCCGGACATCAAGGTGCCGTCGCTGATCGTGGCCGGTGCCGACGACACGCCGTTCCTCGCAGCGTCCGACTACATGGCAGCCAAAATCCCCGGCGCACACAAGGTCGTGATTCCCGCGGCCGGGCATGCCGTCAACATCGATCAGCCGCAGGCTTTTGTTGACGCGGTGGTCCCCTTCCTGACAAATCTGCCGCACGAAGCGGGCCGCGAAGGGACCTGA
- a CDS encoding S1C family serine protease, with protein sequence MLKWAVACVLHVVLVGFANAAGPFGSVNIGNWVGGAFSNDESGAFSHCAATAPYANGVILVVAQNAAGSWLLSFASPGYKFNKGENAAIDVIFDGQEQARVFATANRSDMLTAIMPPNVVRSFQKASLMVATAGHTVLQFQLTSSGPVIAALANCVTKVKADGLSKAGDFTKVAAKPATAEKPAAPPAGKPGKTASFSGTGFVASANGHIVTNHHVIEGCVGDIKGNLTGEATMVLRVVSRDAVNDLALLQAPATATFKDFAKIRDRSIRSGDSVVAIGFPYHGLLTSDFTVTTGIVSSLSGILNDTRHLQISAAVQPGNSGGPLFDTSGQLVGVVVAKLDARTLMKATGTIPENINFAIKTGAVRDFLDNSVVPYQTAEPKGELKTTDIAGNARAYTMLISCTGTEQADAKR encoded by the coding sequence ATGTTGAAGTGGGCCGTTGCGTGCGTGCTGCACGTTGTTCTGGTCGGGTTTGCCAATGCCGCGGGGCCGTTCGGCTCCGTCAATATCGGCAATTGGGTCGGCGGCGCGTTCAGCAATGATGAGTCCGGCGCGTTCTCGCATTGCGCAGCGACGGCGCCCTATGCCAACGGCGTCATTCTGGTCGTTGCCCAGAATGCAGCGGGCTCATGGCTGCTGAGCTTCGCCAGTCCCGGCTACAAATTCAACAAGGGCGAAAACGCCGCGATCGACGTGATCTTCGACGGCCAGGAGCAAGCGCGTGTGTTTGCCACAGCCAATCGATCCGACATGCTCACCGCGATCATGCCACCGAATGTCGTGCGGTCGTTTCAGAAGGCGAGCCTGATGGTCGCGACGGCCGGCCACACCGTCCTGCAATTCCAGTTGACATCGAGCGGGCCCGTGATCGCGGCGCTGGCCAATTGCGTCACCAAGGTCAAGGCCGACGGGCTCAGCAAGGCCGGCGATTTCACCAAGGTCGCGGCGAAGCCGGCGACGGCCGAGAAGCCGGCGGCACCGCCCGCCGGCAAGCCTGGCAAGACCGCGAGCTTCAGCGGCACGGGCTTCGTCGCAAGCGCCAACGGGCACATCGTGACCAACCACCATGTCATCGAGGGCTGCGTCGGGGACATCAAGGGCAACCTCACCGGCGAAGCGACGATGGTGCTGCGCGTGGTGTCGCGTGATGCAGTCAACGATCTGGCGCTGCTCCAGGCGCCGGCGACGGCAACGTTCAAGGACTTTGCCAAGATCCGCGATCGTTCAATCCGCTCCGGCGATTCCGTCGTGGCGATCGGCTTTCCCTATCATGGCCTTTTGACTTCCGACTTCACGGTCACGACGGGCATCGTGAGCTCGCTCAGCGGCATCCTCAACGACACCCGTCACCTCCAGATCAGCGCGGCCGTCCAGCCGGGCAACAGCGGCGGCCCGCTGTTCGATACGTCCGGCCAGCTGGTCGGCGTCGTCGTGGCGAAGCTCGATGCAAGGACGCTGATGAAGGCGACGGGAACGATCCCCGAGAACATCAACTTCGCGATCAAGACCGGCGCGGTGCGCGACTTCCTCGACAATTCCGTGGTGCCCTACCAGACCGCCGAGCCGAAAGGCGAGCTCAAGACCACCGACATCGCCGGCAACGCCCGCGCCTATACGATGCTGATCTCGTGCACGGGGACAGAGCAGGCCGACGCGAAGCGGTAG
- a CDS encoding tripartite tricarboxylate transporter substrate binding protein: MITRRTALGLLAAGPLATTPLSRAFAADYPARPVKWVVGYPPGGATDILARLIGQRLSEKFGQQFVIENKPGAGNNIGTESVVNAEPDGYTLLLVNPANYINASLYANLKFNFVRDIAPVASFQRVPNVMTVNKDVPAKNVAEFIEYVKANPGKVNMASSGNGTSVHLSGEMFMAMTGCKMQHVPYRGAAPAITDMLGGQVQVIFDNMPSIIQHIRSGSLRALGVTTADRSSQLPDVQAIAETVPNYEASALFGMGAPKNTPKEIIAKLNGEINTIMKEPDMTKRLVELGGEPLVQTPDAFGDMIKAETDKWKKVVEFAGLKVE; this comes from the coding sequence ATGATCACACGCCGCACTGCGCTCGGCCTGCTCGCCGCCGGTCCGCTTGCAACCACGCCGCTCTCAAGGGCCTTTGCGGCGGATTATCCGGCGCGGCCGGTGAAATGGGTCGTCGGCTATCCGCCGGGAGGCGCCACCGATATCCTGGCGCGATTGATCGGCCAGCGGCTGTCGGAAAAGTTCGGCCAGCAATTCGTGATCGAGAACAAGCCCGGCGCCGGCAACAACATCGGCACCGAGTCGGTCGTCAATGCCGAGCCTGACGGCTATACGCTGCTGCTGGTCAACCCGGCCAACTACATCAACGCCTCGCTCTACGCCAATCTCAAGTTCAACTTCGTGCGCGACATCGCGCCGGTTGCTTCGTTCCAGCGCGTGCCGAACGTGATGACCGTGAACAAGGACGTGCCGGCGAAGAACGTCGCCGAGTTCATCGAATATGTGAAGGCCAACCCCGGCAAGGTGAACATGGCCTCTTCGGGCAACGGCACCTCGGTGCATCTGTCGGGCGAGATGTTCATGGCGATGACCGGCTGCAAGATGCAGCACGTGCCCTATCGCGGCGCCGCGCCAGCGATCACCGACATGCTGGGCGGCCAGGTGCAGGTGATCTTCGACAACATGCCCTCGATCATCCAGCACATCCGCTCCGGTTCGCTTCGCGCGCTTGGCGTCACCACGGCCGACCGCTCCTCGCAACTGCCCGACGTGCAGGCGATCGCGGAAACCGTTCCGAATTACGAGGCGAGCGCGCTGTTCGGCATGGGCGCGCCGAAGAACACGCCGAAGGAGATCATCGCCAAGCTCAACGGCGAGATCAACACGATCATGAAGGAGCCCGACATGACCAAGCGCCTGGTCGAGCTCGGCGGCGAGCCGCTCGTACAGACGCCGGACGCGTTCGGCGACATGATCAAGGCGGAGACCGATAAGTGGAAGAAGGTCGTCGAGTTCGCCGGCCTGAAGGTCGAGTAG
- a CDS encoding transcriptional regulator, protein MSKTESAPFSYEGLDRVIHEKARLGLLTSLMAHPKGLAFADLKQLCGLTDGNLSRHLAVLQEAGLVDVTKGYEGNRPHTTCRLTKAGRRRFLDYLTVLERLVRDAAKAAGREAPPLGRLGIIST, encoded by the coding sequence ATGTCGAAGACTGAAAGTGCGCCCTTCTCCTATGAAGGGCTCGACCGCGTCATCCACGAGAAGGCGAGACTCGGCCTTTTGACCTCGCTGATGGCGCATCCGAAGGGACTCGCCTTCGCCGATCTCAAGCAGCTTTGTGGCCTGACCGACGGCAATCTCAGCCGGCATCTCGCCGTGTTGCAGGAGGCGGGCCTCGTCGACGTCACCAAGGGCTACGAAGGCAACCGTCCCCACACCACCTGCCGGTTGACCAAGGCCGGTCGCCGCCGCTTCCTCGACTATCTCACCGTGCTCGAACGCCTGGTGCGCGATGCCGCCAAGGCCGCCGGCCGCGAGGCGCCGCCGCTCGGCCGCCTCGGCATCATCTCGACCTGA
- a CDS encoding dienelactone hydrolase family protein, giving the protein MGHDIKLTASDNFQLSAYRADPTGAPKGAVVVIQEIFGVNHHIRSVCDRLAKEGYVAIAPSIFDRTSPNFQSGYSPDEIAEARKFVANPDWEAMLRDTQAAIDAVKTVGPVGIIGFCLGGSIAYVAATRLSGLSAAIGYYGGAVVRFADEKPKVPTQLHFGEKDAGIPLTDVETIKGKRADVEVFIYANAQHGFHCDERASYDKASADIAWPRSMAFFAEHLHK; this is encoded by the coding sequence GTGGGACACGACATTAAACTGACGGCCTCCGACAATTTCCAGCTCAGCGCCTATCGCGCCGACCCCACTGGCGCGCCGAAGGGCGCGGTGGTGGTCATCCAGGAGATCTTTGGGGTCAATCATCACATCCGCTCGGTCTGCGACCGGCTGGCCAAGGAAGGCTATGTCGCGATCGCGCCGTCGATCTTCGATCGCACCTCGCCAAACTTCCAATCGGGCTATTCGCCCGACGAGATCGCGGAGGCACGCAAGTTCGTCGCCAATCCCGACTGGGAGGCGATGCTGCGCGATACGCAGGCCGCGATCGATGCGGTGAAGACTGTCGGCCCGGTCGGCATCATCGGCTTCTGCTTAGGGGGAAGCATCGCCTATGTCGCAGCGACACGGCTCTCCGGCCTCTCGGCCGCGATCGGCTATTATGGCGGCGCCGTCGTGCGCTTTGCCGATGAGAAGCCGAAGGTGCCGACGCAGCTGCATTTCGGCGAGAAAGACGCGGGCATTCCCCTGACCGACGTCGAGACCATCAAGGGCAAGCGGGCGGACGTCGAGGTCTTCATCTACGCGAACGCTCAGCACGGCTTCCACTGCGACGAGCGCGCGAGCTACGACAAGGCCAGCGCCGACATCGCCTGGCCGCGCAGCATGGCGTTCTTTGCCGAGCATTTGCACAAGTAG
- a CDS encoding HD-GYP domain-containing protein has product MTASAKPAAKRRLLLASDRSDQSSELAHILQSVGEVATVSTQEIPEQPARDLSGIVVDINLRSSESVQRVRNKLRGDAYRSMPRLFVLADALHHGTMQAWALGATDTISRPLQPEAILQRIRAAFPDTTTYDSSDRGKTLNRGVEAAHGVLAKMFEKLPLGVPLTFDDVVAAESKILKAIKHSSLREWLTTVGCHHVGSYRHCLFVTGFAVAFAQHLGMREDDQRRLTRAALLHDVGKAFVPSQLLDKPGKLTDEEMDEVRQHPRRGYEALAAQGGFPPEMLDVVLHHHEFLDGSGYPNKLSSNQISDIVRLTTIVDIYAALVEKRAYRLPFTHSRAFAMLEGMGGKLDQQLVQAFRPVALGSF; this is encoded by the coding sequence ATGACCGCCTCAGCCAAACCCGCCGCCAAACGCAGGCTCCTGCTGGCCTCCGACCGCAGCGACCAGAGCAGCGAGCTCGCCCACATCCTGCAGTCGGTCGGCGAGGTCGCAACGGTCTCGACCCAGGAAATCCCCGAGCAGCCGGCGCGCGATCTCTCCGGCATCGTCGTCGACATCAATTTGCGCTCGTCCGAGAGCGTGCAGCGGGTGCGCAACAAGCTGCGCGGCGACGCCTATCGTTCGATGCCGCGGCTGTTCGTGCTGGCGGATGCGCTCCACCACGGCACCATGCAGGCCTGGGCGCTGGGCGCCACCGACACGATCTCGCGGCCGCTGCAGCCCGAGGCCATCTTGCAGCGCATCCGCGCCGCGTTTCCGGACACCACCACTTACGACTCCAGCGATCGCGGCAAGACGCTGAACCGCGGCGTCGAGGCGGCGCATGGCGTGCTGGCGAAAATGTTCGAGAAGCTGCCGCTCGGCGTGCCCCTGACCTTCGACGACGTCGTCGCGGCCGAGAGCAAGATCCTCAAGGCCATCAAGCATTCCTCGCTGCGCGAGTGGCTGACCACCGTCGGCTGCCACCATGTCGGCAGCTACCGGCACTGCCTGTTCGTCACCGGCTTTGCGGTCGCCTTCGCGCAGCATCTCGGCATGCGCGAGGACGACCAGCGCCGCCTGACCCGCGCGGCTTTGCTGCACGACGTCGGCAAGGCCTTCGTGCCGTCACAGCTGCTGGATAAGCCCGGCAAGCTCACCGACGAGGAGATGGACGAGGTCCGCCAGCATCCGCGCCGCGGTTACGAGGCGCTCGCGGCGCAGGGTGGCTTCCCGCCGGAAATGCTCGATGTGGTGCTGCACCACCACGAGTTCCTCGACGGCAGTGGCTATCCGAACAAGCTCTCATCGAACCAGATTAGCGACATCGTCCGCCTGACGACCATCGTCGACATCTACGCCGCGCTGGTCGAGAAGCGCGCCTACCGCTTGCCCTTCACCCACTCCCGCGCCTTCGCGATGCTGGAAGGCATGGGCGGCAAGCTGGACCAGCAGCTCGTGCAGGCCTTTCGCCCGGTGGCGCTGGGATCGTTCTGA
- a CDS encoding xanthine dehydrogenase family protein molybdopterin-binding subunit: MNQHVKNVTPETVDLSRRSFLVGTAATGLVLGYAGVPGISDALAAPSNFEPSVWYAISPEGLVTVTCGKADMGQHIASTMAQIVCEELGAKWSDMRVQLASNDPKFNDPVLGAQITGGSWSTMMNFDAMSRAGAAGRMALADAAATAMGVPAGELVVRDSVIAHPKSKKQMSFAEIVKSGKATKTFTADDLKAIKLKTPDQYTMVGVSVPQLDIPSKTNGTAKYGIDVMLPGMAYGNVVTPPVRFGATVKSVDDSDAKKVPGFIKAVIVDDKTQTTSGWVVAVANTYAQARKAADALKIAYDGGPNAKLSSQSLLDEAKRLQGLDDSGQFFVKDGDPSAAFGSAAKVLEAEYTTSINIHAPMEPMNATAEFKGDILHIYSGNQFATRSGAIAAGAAGIDPKFVVMHQMWLGGGFGRRLDADMMVPAVQAAKAVGKPVKVIYSRENDMTMDFSRPLTYQKVKAGMDGDGKLVALSHDVVSAWPTQRWGIPDFLSPSVDKKGPLDSFTVNGSDFFYTVPNHYVRAIKNEMAHNATPSGQLRSVAPGWTFWAVESMIDEIAAATGKDPAQLRISLLDGAGKNDGGAQRLRNTLLAAMGLAGYGTKKLPKGEGMGVACVSSQERATASWTACVAHVAVAPSGEVTVKKLTVATDVGTQVHPDNIRAQVEGAALWGLSLAMYEKATLKDGGIEQTNFDSYTPLRMSQMPEVAVAVIANGEKATGVGEPAVTVVAPAIGNAIFNASGARVRSLPITAEAVKANMKA; the protein is encoded by the coding sequence ATGAATCAGCACGTGAAGAACGTCACCCCCGAGACGGTTGATCTCAGCCGTCGCTCGTTCCTGGTCGGTACCGCGGCCACCGGCCTCGTGCTCGGTTATGCCGGCGTGCCCGGCATCAGCGATGCGCTTGCCGCACCCTCGAACTTCGAGCCCAGCGTCTGGTACGCGATCTCGCCGGAAGGTCTCGTCACCGTGACCTGCGGCAAGGCCGACATGGGCCAGCACATCGCCTCCACCATGGCGCAGATCGTCTGCGAGGAGCTGGGCGCGAAGTGGAGCGATATGCGCGTGCAGCTCGCCTCCAACGATCCGAAGTTCAACGACCCCGTGCTGGGTGCGCAGATCACCGGCGGCAGCTGGTCGACCATGATGAACTTCGACGCCATGAGCCGCGCCGGCGCCGCCGGCCGTATGGCGCTGGCGGACGCCGCCGCAACCGCGATGGGCGTGCCGGCAGGCGAGCTCGTGGTGCGTGATTCCGTGATCGCGCATCCGAAGTCGAAGAAGCAGATGAGCTTTGCCGAGATCGTCAAGAGCGGCAAGGCGACCAAGACCTTTACGGCCGACGACCTCAAGGCCATCAAGCTGAAGACGCCGGATCAGTACACCATGGTCGGTGTCTCGGTGCCGCAGCTCGACATCCCCTCCAAGACCAACGGCACGGCCAAGTATGGCATCGACGTCATGCTGCCGGGCATGGCCTACGGCAACGTCGTCACCCCGCCGGTGCGCTTCGGCGCCACGGTGAAATCGGTCGACGACAGCGACGCCAAGAAGGTGCCGGGCTTCATCAAGGCCGTGATCGTCGACGACAAGACGCAGACCACCTCGGGCTGGGTCGTCGCGGTGGCCAACACCTACGCGCAGGCCCGCAAGGCGGCGGACGCGCTGAAGATCGCCTATGACGGCGGTCCGAACGCAAAGCTGTCGAGCCAGTCGTTGCTGGACGAGGCGAAGCGGCTCCAGGGCCTCGACGATTCCGGCCAGTTCTTCGTCAAGGACGGTGATCCCTCTGCGGCGTTCGGCTCGGCGGCCAAGGTGCTGGAGGCGGAGTACACCACCAGCATCAACATCCACGCGCCGATGGAGCCGATGAACGCCACTGCGGAGTTCAAGGGCGACATCCTGCATATCTATTCCGGCAACCAGTTCGCGACGCGCTCCGGCGCGATCGCCGCCGGTGCCGCCGGGATCGATCCGAAGTTCGTGGTCATGCACCAGATGTGGCTCGGCGGTGGCTTCGGCCGCAGGCTCGATGCCGACATGATGGTGCCGGCGGTGCAGGCGGCCAAGGCAGTCGGCAAGCCGGTCAAGGTGATCTACTCACGCGAGAACGACATGACGATGGATTTCTCGCGTCCGCTCACCTATCAAAAAGTAAAGGCTGGCATGGACGGCGACGGCAAGCTCGTCGCGCTCAGCCACGACGTGGTCTCGGCCTGGCCGACCCAGCGTTGGGGAATCCCCGATTTCCTGTCGCCCTCGGTCGACAAGAAGGGTCCGCTTGACTCCTTCACCGTGAACGGGTCGGACTTCTTCTACACCGTGCCCAACCACTATGTGCGGGCGATCAAGAACGAGATGGCGCACAACGCCACCCCGTCCGGTCAGCTCCGCTCGGTGGCGCCGGGTTGGACCTTCTGGGCCGTCGAAAGCATGATCGACGAGATCGCGGCTGCGACGGGCAAGGATCCCGCCCAGCTCCGCATCTCGCTGCTCGACGGCGCGGGCAAGAACGACGGCGGCGCGCAGCGGCTGCGCAACACGCTGCTCGCCGCGATGGGCCTTGCCGGCTACGGCACCAAGAAGCTGCCGAAAGGCGAGGGCATGGGTGTGGCCTGCGTGTCGTCGCAGGAACGCGCCACCGCAAGCTGGACGGCGTGCGTCGCGCACGTCGCCGTCGCGCCCTCGGGCGAGGTGACCGTGAAGAAGCTCACGGTCGCGACCGACGTCGGCACGCAGGTGCATCCCGACAACATCCGCGCCCAGGTCGAGGGTGCGGCGCTGTGGGGCCTGTCGCTTGCGATGTACGAGAAGGCGACGCTGAAGGACGGTGGCATCGAGCAGACCAACTTCGACAGCTACACGCCCTTGCGCATGAGCCAGATGCCGGAGGTCGCGGTTGCCGTGATCGCCAACGGCGAGAAGGCGACCGGCGTCGGCGAGCCCGCGGTGACGGTAGTCGCCCCGGCCATCGGCAACGCCATCTTCAACGCCTCGGGCGCCCGCGTCCGCAGCCTGCCGATCACGGCCGAAGCCGTGAAGGCGAACATGAAGGCGTAA
- a CDS encoding VOC family protein, with protein sequence MSVKVQALDHLVINVADVAATAEWYRRILGMEVRVFDPGGGKAPRTSLVFGQQKINVRPRDAHKVEWFTADHVTAGSEDLCFLTASTPDEVVSHLTANGVAIEEGPVAKQGARGTLRSVYCRDPDGSLIEISSYED encoded by the coding sequence ATGTCCGTCAAGGTCCAGGCCCTCGATCACCTCGTCATCAACGTCGCAGATGTCGCAGCTACCGCCGAGTGGTACCGCAGAATCCTCGGCATGGAAGTGAGGGTGTTCGACCCGGGCGGCGGCAAAGCGCCGCGGACCTCGCTGGTGTTCGGGCAGCAGAAGATCAACGTCCGGCCGCGCGACGCCCACAAGGTGGAGTGGTTCACCGCGGACCATGTCACCGCCGGCAGCGAGGATCTGTGCTTCCTTACCGCGTCCACGCCCGACGAGGTGGTGTCGCATCTGACGGCGAATGGCGTCGCGATCGAGGAAGGCCCGGTGGCCAAGCAGGGTGCCCGAGGCACCTTGCGCTCGGTCTATTGCCGCGATCCGGACGGCAGCCTGATCGAGATTTCGTCGTATGAGGATTGA
- a CDS encoding DUF899 domain-containing protein, translated as MQQHRIVSRQEWIAARKAHLAHEKEFSQARERLAEERRQLPWVKLDKTYVFDGPAGKVAFADLFRGRPQLVVQHVMFAPDWEAACKSCSFWVDGFERMVPHLAARDTTMVAISLAPVAKLEAFKKRMGWTFDWVSSGGNDFNHDFGVTFTRDEIANGEPKYNFGTTPFYGPELPGISVFFRDEAGTVFHTYSCFARGLDMMNAAYQYLDLTPLGRHEEGLPYPMDWVRLRDQYAPDAAKAGCCHS; from the coding sequence ATGCAGCAACATCGGATCGTTTCCCGCCAAGAGTGGATCGCGGCGCGCAAGGCCCATCTGGCACATGAGAAGGAGTTCAGCCAGGCGCGCGAGCGTCTCGCGGAGGAGCGCCGCCAGCTACCCTGGGTCAAGCTCGACAAGACCTATGTGTTCGACGGACCGGCCGGGAAGGTTGCGTTCGCTGACCTGTTCAGGGGACGTCCGCAGCTCGTCGTACAGCACGTGATGTTCGCGCCCGACTGGGAGGCGGCCTGCAAGAGCTGCTCGTTCTGGGTCGACGGTTTCGAGCGCATGGTGCCGCATCTTGCCGCGCGCGACACCACCATGGTCGCGATCTCGCTCGCGCCGGTCGCCAAGCTCGAGGCGTTCAAGAAACGCATGGGCTGGACGTTCGATTGGGTCTCCTCGGGCGGCAATGACTTCAACCATGACTTTGGCGTGACGTTCACGCGTGACGAGATCGCCAACGGCGAGCCGAAGTACAATTTCGGCACCACGCCGTTCTACGGCCCCGAGCTGCCCGGCATCAGCGTGTTCTTCCGCGACGAGGCCGGCACCGTCTTCCACACCTACTCCTGCTTTGCCCGCGGTCTCGACATGATGAACGCGGCCTATCAGTACCTCGACCTCACCCCGCTCGGCCGTCACGAGGAAGGTCTGCCCTATCCGATGGACTGGGTGCGGCTGCGCGACCAGTACGCGCCCGATGCGGCGAAGGCGGGTTGCTGTCATAGCTAG
- a CDS encoding helix-turn-helix transcriptional regulator, which translates to MFKYQVETLDRTFAALSDPTRRALLARLVEEDGLSVSELAAPFSISLPAIMKHLEVLSDAGLIVREKTGRTVACRLTAQPMEQAMNWLNRYARFWSDNFDRLAAFVEEDPWPSTKQPQPAPANVQASPSRAGSARSRKGSTPRGRRPSS; encoded by the coding sequence ATGTTTAAGTATCAGGTCGAGACGCTGGACCGAACCTTTGCGGCGCTGTCCGATCCGACGCGGCGCGCGCTGCTGGCGCGGCTCGTCGAGGAGGACGGCCTGTCGGTGAGCGAGCTGGCCGCGCCGTTTTCGATCTCGCTGCCCGCGATCATGAAGCATCTCGAGGTGTTGTCGGATGCAGGCCTGATCGTGCGGGAGAAGACCGGGCGGACGGTCGCCTGCCGGCTCACCGCGCAGCCGATGGAGCAGGCGATGAACTGGCTCAATCGCTACGCGCGCTTCTGGTCCGACAATTTCGATCGCCTTGCAGCTTTTGTGGAGGAAGACCCATGGCCGTCGACCAAGCAGCCGCAACCCGCGCCGGCGAACGTCCAAGCCTCACCCTCACGCGCCGGCTCCGCGCGAAGCCGGAAAGGGTCTACGCCGCGTGGACGCAGGCCGAGCAGCTAG